In Asterias rubens chromosome 15, eAstRub1.3, whole genome shotgun sequence, a genomic segment contains:
- the LOC117300404 gene encoding uncharacterized protein LOC117300404, producing MEPVDRETSPEMDDKTITMFTGTVHWSHRSFEIYQKGAMSVANCRMQQASLNPSLDTPGVTGLFLSFNKPRRECNSLAENATSLVENATRLAEDASSLVENATASQRMQHASQRMQQGSQRMHQAS from the exons ATGGAACCAGTTGATAGAGAGACATCACCAGAGATGGATGACAAAACTATTACCATGTTTACAG GAACAGTCCATTGGTCACACAGAAGCTTTGAAATCTACCAGAAAGGAGCGATGTCTGTAGCTAACTGTAGAATGCAACAagcctcattgaacccaagtcttgaCACTCCTGGAGTGACAGGTCTTTTCTTAAGCTTCAACAAGCCTCGTAGAGAATGCAACAGCCTCGCAGAGAATGCAACAAGCCTCGTAGAGAATGCAACAAGGCTCGCAGAGGATGCATCAAGCCTCGTAGAGAATGCAACGGCCTCGCAGAGAATGCAACACGCCTCGCAGAGAATGCAACAAGGCTCGCAGAGGATGCATCAAGCCTCGTAG